One genomic segment of Desmodus rotundus isolate HL8 chromosome 5, HLdesRot8A.1, whole genome shotgun sequence includes these proteins:
- the SPTBN2 gene encoding spectrin beta chain, non-erythrocytic 2 isoform X2, with protein MSSTLSPTDFDSLEIQGQYSDINNRWDLPDSDWDNDSSSARLFERSRIKALADEREAVQKKTFTKWVNSHLARVTCRVGDLYSDLRDGRNLLRLLEVLSGETLPKPTKGRMRIHCLENVDKALQFLKEQKVHLENMGSHDIVDGNHRLTLGLVWTIILRFQIQDISVETEDNKEKKSAKDALLLWCQMKTAGYPNVNVHNFTTSWRDGLAFNAIVHKHRPDLLDFESLRKCNAHYNLQNAFNLAEKELGLTKLLDPEDVNVDQPDEKSIITYVATYYHYFSKMKALAVEGKRIGKVLDHAMEAERLVEKYESLASELLQWIEQTIVTLNDRQLANSLSGVQNQLQSFNSYRTVEKPPKFTEKGNLEVLLFTIQSKLRANNQKVYTPREGRLISDINKAWERLEKAEHERELALRTELIRQEKLEQLAARFDRKAAMRETWLSENQRLVSQDNFGLELAAVEAAVRKHEAIETDIVAYSGRVQAVDAVAAELAAERYHDIKRIAARQHNVARLWDFLRQMVAARRERLLINLELQKVFQDLLYLMDWMEEMKGRLQSQDLGKHLAGVEDLLQLHKLVEADITVQAERVRAVSASALRFCDPGKEYKPCDPQLVSERVATLEQSYQALCKLAATRRARLEESRRLWRFLWEVGEAEAWVREQQHLLASAETGRDLTGVLRLLNKHTALRDEMSGRLGPLKLTLEQGQQLVAEGHPGAGQAAARAAELQAQWERLEALAEERAQKLAQAASLYQFQADANDMEAWLVDALRLVSSPELGHDEFSTQALARQHRALEEEIRGHRPTLDALREQAAALPTALSRTPEVQGRVPTLERHYEELRARAGERARALEAALARYTMLSEAGACGLWVEEKEQWLNGLALPERLEDLEVVQQRFETLEPEMNALAARITAVNDIAEQLLKANPPGKDSIVSTQKQLNHRWQQFRSLADGKKAALMSALSIQNYHLECTETQAWMREKTKVIESTQGLGNDLAGVLALQRKLAGTERDLEAIAARVGELTQEANALAAGHPAQAPAINARLGEVQTGWEDLRATMRRREESLGEARRLQDFLRSLDDFQAWLGRTQTAVASEEGPATLPEAEALLAQHAALRGEVERAQSEYSRLRALGEEVTRDQADPQCLFLRQRLEALGTGWEELGRMWESRQGRLAQAHGFQGFLRDARQAEGVLSSQEYVLSHTEMPGTLQAADATIKKLEDFVSTMDANGERIRGLLEAGRQLVSEGNVHAEKIREKADSIERRHRKNQEAVQQLLGRLRENREQQHFLQDCHELKLWIDEKMLTAQDVSYDEARNLHTKWQKHQAFMAELAANKDWLDKVDKEGRELSLQKPELKALVSEKLQDLHTRWDELETTTQAKARSLFDANRAELFAQSCSALESWLVSLQAQLHSDDYGKDLTSVNILLKKQQMLEREMAVREKEVEAIQAQAKALAQEDQGAGEVERTSRAVEEKFRALYQPMRERCRRLQASREQHQFHRDVEDEILWVTERLPMASSREHGKDLPSVQLLMKKNQTLQKEIQGHEPRIADLTERQRALGAAAAGPELAELQEMWKRLGHELELRGQRLEEALRAQQFYRDAAEAEAWMGEQELHMMGQEKAKDELSAQAEVKKHQVLEQALADYAQTIHQLAASSQDMIDHDHPESTRISIRQAQVDKLYASLKELAGERRERLQEHLRLCQLRRELDDLEQWIQEREVVAASHELGQDYEHVTMLRDKFREFSRDTSTIGQERVDSANALANGLITGGHAARATVAEWKDSLNEAWADLLELLDTRGQVLAAAHELQRFLHGARQALARVQQKQQQLPEGTGRDLNAAEALQRRHCAFEHDIQALSAQVQQVQDDGHRLQKAYAGDKAEEIGRHMQAVAEAWSQLQGSSTARRQLLLDTTDKFRFFVAVRELMLWMDGVNLQMDAQERPRDVSSADLVIKNHQGIKAEIEARADRFSSCIDMGQGLLARNHYAAEEISEKLSQLQARRQETADKWQEKMDWLQLVLEVLVFGRDAGMAEAWLCSQEPLVRSAELGCTVDEVESLIKRHEAFQKSAVAWEERFSALEKLTALEEQEKERKRKREEEERRKQPPAPEPTASLPEEVLVDGRTAPNASRDRSHPQPPASTQPASINGVCTDGESPPGPGTGDEANGPQEDRQTRTQGSAPPIMPQSRSSESARVATLPPRGPELSAQEQMEGMLCRKQEMEAFGKKAANRSWQNVYCVLRRGSLGFYKDAKAASAGVPYHGEVPVSLARAQGSVAFDYRKRKHVFKLGLQDGKEYLFQAKDEAEMSSWLRVVNAAIAAASSASGEPEEPAVPSATRGMTRAMTMPPVSPVGAEGPVVLRGKDGREREREKRFSFFKKNK; from the exons aTCCAGGACATCAGTGTGGAGACCGAAGACAACAAGGAGAAGAAGTCAGCCAAGGACGCGCTGTTGCTGTGGTGCCAGATGAAGACCGCTGG GTATCCCAATGTCAACGTGCACAACTTCACCACCAGCTGGCGGGACGGGCTGGCCTTCAACGCCATCGTGCACAAACACCG GCCGGACCTGCTGGATTTCGAGTCCCTGAGGAAGTGCAACGCGCACTACAATCTACAGAATGCCTTCAATCTGGCCGAGAAGGAGCTGGGCCTGACCAAGCTGCTGGATCCTGAAG ATGTGAATGTGGACCAACCAGATGAGAAATCAATCATTACCTATGTGGCTACGTACTATCACTATTTCTCCAAGATGAAGGCCCTGGCCGTGGAAGGCAAAAGGATTGGGAAG GTGCTGGACCACGCCATGGAGGCGGAGCGCCTGGTGGAGAAGTATGAGTCCCTGGCCTCGGAGCTGCTGCAGTGGATCGAGCAAACGATCGTGACCCTGAATGACCGGCAGCTGGCCAACTCCCTGAGTGGGGTCCAGAACCAGCTGCAGTCCTTCAATTCCTACCGCACCGTGGAGAAGCCGCCCAA gtTCACGGAGAAAGGGAACTTGGAAGTGCTGCTCTTCACCATCCAGAGCAAGCTGCGGGCCAACAACCAGAAGGTCTACACGCCCCGCGAGGGCCGGCTCATCTCCGACATCAACAAG gcctgGGAGCGGCTGGAGAAAGCCGAGCATGAACGCGAGCTGGCCCTGCGCACCGAGCTGATCCGCCAGGAGAAGCTGGAGCAGCTGGCCGCCCGCTTCGACCGCAAGGCCGCCATGCGGGAGACATGGCTGAGCGAGAACCAGCGCCTCGTGTCCCAG gacaACTTTGGGCTGGAGCTGGCAGCCGTGGAGGCAGCGGTGCGGAAGCACGAAGCCATTGAGACAGACATCGTGGCCTACAGCGGCCGGGTGCAGGCTGTGGACGCGGTGGCCGCTGAGCTGGCTGCCGAGCGCTACCACGACATCAAGCGCATCGCGGCACGGCAGCACAACGTGGCGCGGCTCTGGGACTTCTTGCGGCAGATGGTGGCTGCCCGGCGGGAGCGGCTGCTCATCAACCTGGAGCTGCAGAAGGTGTTTCAGGACTTACTCTACCTCATGGACTGGATGGAAGAGATGAAG GGCCGGCTGCAGTCCCAGGACCTGGGCAAGCACCTGGCTGGAGTGGAGGACCTGCTGCAGCTACACAAGCTGGTGGAAGCCGACATCACCGTGCAGGCTGAGAGGGTGCGGGCTGTCAGTGCGTCTGCCCTGCGCTTCTGTGACCCAGGGAAAG AGTACAAACCATGCGACCCACAGCTGGTGTCCGAGCGGGTGGCCACCCTGGAGCAGAGCTACCAGGCGCTGTGCAAGTTGGCAGCAACCAGGCGTGCTCGGCTGGAGGAGTCCCGGCGACTCTGGCGTTTCCTCTGGGAAGTGGGCGAGGCGGAGGCCTGGGTGCGGGAGCAGCAGCACCTGCTGGCCTCCGCAGAAACTGGCCGGGACCTGACTGGCGTCCTCCGCCTGCTCAACAAGCACACGGCCCTGCGAGATGAGATGAGCGGCCGGCTGGGGCCCCTGAAACTCACGCTGGAGCAGGGCCAGCAGTTAGTGGCCGAGGGCCACCCTGGGGCAGGCCAGGCGGCCGCCCGGGCAGCCGAGCTCCAGGCGCAGTGGGAGCGGCTGGAGGCTCTGGCAGAGGAGCGCGCCCAGAAGCTCGCCCAGGCCGCCAGCCTCTACCAGTTCCAGGCCGACGCCAACGACATGGAGGCCTGGCTGGTGGACGCGCTGCGCCTGGTGTCCAGCCCCGAGCTGGGGCACGATGAGTTCTCCACGCAGGCCCTGGCCCGACAGCACCGGGCCCTGGAGGAGGAGATCCGAGGCCACCGGCCAACCCTGGATGCCCTGAGGGAACAGGCTGCGGCCCTGCCTACGGCGCTGAGCCGCACACCGGAGGTACAGGGCCGGGTGCCCACCCTGGAGCGTCACTACGAGGAgctgcgggcccgggcgggcgagAGAGCGCGGGCCCTGGAGGCCGCCCTGGCACGCTACACCATGCTTAGCGAGGCCGGGGCCTGCGGGCTGTgggtggaggagaaggagcagTGGCTCAACGGGCTCGCCCTGCCAGAGCGCCTGGAGGACCTGGAGGTGGTGCAGCAAAG GTTCGAGACCCTGGAACCCGAGATGAACGCCCTCGCAGCACGAATCACTGCCGTGAATGACATTGCGGAGCAGTTGCTGAAGGCCAACCCCCCGGGCAAGGACAGCATTGTCAGCACCCAGAAGCAGCTCAACCACAG GTGGCAGCAGTTCCGGTCCCTGGCAGATGGCAAGAAGGCAGCTCTGATGTCAGCCCTAAGCATCCAGAACTACCACCTAGAGTGCACGGAGACCCAGGCCTGGATGAGAGAAAAGACCAAGGTCATCGAGTCCACCCAGGGCCTGGGCAATGACCTGGCTGGGGTGCTGGCGCTGCAGCGTAAGCTGGCCGGCACCGAGCGGGACCTGGAGGCCATTGCCGCCCGAGTTGGTGAACTGACTCAAGAGGCCAATGCCCTGGCCGCCGGCCACCCTGCCCAAGCCCCTGCCATCAATGCCCGGCTTGGAGAGGTGCAGACTGGCTGGGAGGACCTCAGGGCCACCATGCGACGTCGAGAGGAGTCGCTGGGTGAGGCGCGGCGGCTGCAGGACTTCCTGCGCAGCTTGGATGACTTCCAGGCGTGGCTGGGTCGCACGCAGACCGCTGTGGCCTCTGAAGAAGGGCCGGCCACTCTGCCTGAGGCAGAGGCTCTCCTGGCCCAACACGCTGCCCTGCGGGGAGAGGTGGAGCGGGCCCAGAGCGAGTACAGCCGGCTGCGGGCCCTGGGTGAGGAGGTGACCCGGGACCAGGCCGATCCCCAGTGCCTCTTCCTAAGGCAGCGCCTCGAAGCCCTGGGAACCGGCTGGGAGGAGCTGGGCCGCATGTGGGAGAGCCGGCAGGGCCGCCTGGCCCAGGCCCACGGCTTCCAGGGGTTCCTGCGGGATGCTCGACAGGCTGAGGGCGTGCTCAGCAGCCAG gaaTACGTCTTGTCTCACACGGAGATGCCAGGGACGCTTCAGGCTGCCGATGCCACCATCAAAAAACTGGAAGACTTCGTGAGCACCATGGACGCCAACGGGGAACGGATCCGCGGGCTCCTGGAGGCCGGGCGCCAGCTGGTGTCCGAGGGCAACGTGCACGCCGAGAAGATCCGAGAGAAGGCGGACTCCATTGAGAGAAG ACACAGGAAGAATCAGGAAGCAGTGCAGCAGCTTCTGGGGCGCCTTCGGGAGAACCGAGAGCAACAGCATTTCCTACAAGATTGTCATGAG CTGAAACTCTGGATTGATGAGAAGATGCTGACGGCCCAGGACGTGTCCTATGACGAGGCCCGCAACCTGCACACAAAGTGGCAGAAGCACCAGGCGTTCATGGCTGAGCTGGCTGCCAATAAGGACTGGCTGGACAAGGTGGACAAG GAAGGGCGGGAGCTGAGTCTCCAGAAGCCGGAGCTGAAAGCCCTGGTGTCGGAGAAGCTGCAGGACCTGCATACACGCTGGGACGAGCTGGAGACCACCACCCAGGCCAAGGCCCGCAGCCTCTTTGATGCCAACCGGGCTGAGCTGTTTGCCCAGAGCTGCTCCGCCCTGGAGAGCTGGCTGGTGAGCCTGCAGGCCCAGCTGCACTCTGACGACTACGGCAAGGACCTCACCAGTGTCAACATTCTGCTCAAGAAGCAGCAG ATGCTGGAACGGGAGATGGCCGTGcgggagaaggaggtggaggcGATCCAGGCCCAGGCAAAAGCCCTGGCCCAGGAAGACCAGGGTgcaggggaggtggagaggaccTCGAGGGCTGTGGAGGAGAAGTTCAGAGCCCTGTACCAGCCCATGAGGGAGCGCTGCCGGCGCCTGCAGGCCTCCCGAGAGCAGCACCAGTTCCACCGGGACGTGGAGGACGAGATC TTGTGGGTGACAGAGCGCCTTCCCATGGCAAGCTCCAGGGAACACGGCAAGGACCTGCCCAGCGTCCAGCTCCTCATGAAGAAAAACCAG ACCCTACAGAAGGAGATACAGGGCCATGAGCCACGGATCGCAGACCTAACAGAGCGGCAGCGTGCCCTGGGTGCGGCCGCGGCAGGCCCTGAGCTGGCTGAGCTACAGGAAATGTGGAAACGCCTGGGCCACGAGCTGGAGCTTCGAGGGCAGAGACTCGAGGAGGCCCTGCGGGCCCAGCAGTTCTACCGCGACGCCGCCGAGGCGGAGGCCTGGATGGGCGAGCAAGAGTTGCACATGATGGGCCAGGAGAAAGCCAAG GATGAGCTGAGCGCCCAGGCCGAGGTGAAGAAGCATCAGGTATTGGAGCAAGCCCTGGCCGACTACGCCCAAACCATCCACCAGCTGGCAGCCAGCAGCCAAGACATGATTGACCACGACCACCCGGAGAG CACGCGGATATCGATCCGCCAAGCCCAGGTGGACAAGCTATACGCCAGCCTGAAGGAGCTGGCCGGGGAGCGGCGGGAGCGCCTGCAGGAGCACCTGAGGCTGTGCCAGCTGCGTCGTGAGCTGGATGACCTGGAGCAGTGGATCCAGGAGCGGGAGGTGGTGGCGGCCTCCCACGAGCTGGGCCAGGACTACGAGCACGTGACG ATGCTCCGGGACAAGTTCCGAGAGTTCTCCCGGGACACAAGCACCATCGGTCAGGAGCGCGTGGATAGTGCCAATGCGCTGGCCAACGGGCTCATCACTGGGGGCCACGCTGCCCGGGCCACGGTGGCTGAGTGGAAGGACAGTCTCAATGAGGCCTGGGCTGACCTGCTCGAGCTGCTGGACACCCGGGGTCAGGTGCTGGCAGCTGCGCACGAGCTGCAGCGCTTCCTGCACGGGGCCCGCCAGGCGCTGGCGCGGGTGCagcaaaagcagcagcagctccccGAGGGGACCGGCCGAGACCTCAATGCGGCCGAGGCCCTGCAGCGCCGGCACTGCGCCTTCGAGCACGACATCCAGGCTCTGAGCGCCCAG GTCCAGCAGGTACAGGACGATGGCCACCGGCTCCAGAAGGCCTACGCCGGGGACAAGGCTGAGGAGATCGGCCGCCACATGCAGGCTGTGGCTGAGGCCTGGTCCCAGCTGCAGGGAAGCTCTACTGCCCGCCGCCAGCTGCTGCTGGACACCACAGACAAGTTCCGCTTCTTTGTGGCTGTCCGGGAGCTGATGCTGTGGATGGACGGGGTGAACTTGCAGATGGATGCCCAGGAGCGGCCCCG ggaCGTGTCCTCCGCAGACCTGGTTATCAAGAACCACCAGGGCATCAAAGCAGAGATAGAGGCCAGGGCCGACCGCTTCTCCTCCTGCATCGACATGGGGCAGGGGCTGCTTGCCAGGAACCACTATGCAGCTGAGGAg ATCTCGGAGAAGCTGTCTCAGCTGCAGGCACGGCGCCAGGAGACAGCGGACAAATGGCAGGAGAAGATGGACTGGCTCCAGCTTG TTTTGGAGGTGCTCGTGTTTGGGAGAGATGCGGGTATGGCAGAGGCCTGGCTGTGCAGCCAAGAGCCACTGGTGCGAAGCGCTGAGCTGGGCTGCACAGTGGATGAAGTCGAGAGCCTCATCAAGCGGCATGAGGCATTCCAGAAGTCAGCAGTGGCCTGGGAGGAGCGTTTCAGTGCGCTGGAGAAGCTCACTGCG ctggaggagcaggagaaggagcggaaaagaaagagggaggaggaggaacggAGGAAACAGCCCCCTGCTCCAGAGCCCACAGCCAGTCTTCCCGAAGAGGTCCTGGTGGATGGCCGGACAGCTCCCAATGCTTCCCGGGACAG AAGCCACCCCCAGCCACCAGCATCTACACAGCCCGCCAGCATTAATGGAGTCTGCACAGATGGAGAGTCTCCACCG GGCCCCGGCACAGGGGACGAGGCCAACGGGCCACAGGAAGACAGGCAGACCCGGACACAGGGCTCAGCCCCTCCTATCATGCCCCAGAGCAGGTCATCCGAGTCAGCCCGGGTTGCCACCTTGCCCCCTCGAGGCCCAGAGCTCTCCGCCCAGGAACAGATGGAGGGGATGCTGTGCCGCAAGCAGGAGATGGAGGCCTTTGGCAAGAAGGCAGCCAACAG GTCCTGGCAGAATGTGTACTGCGTCCTGCGGCGCGGGAGCCTCGGCTTTTACAAGGATGCGAAGGCAGCCAGTGCGGGAGTGCCATACCACGGGGAAGTGCCTGtcagcctggccagggctcagggcaGTGTCGCCTTTGACTATCGGAAGCGCAAACACGTCTTCAAGCTGGG CTTACAGGATGGAAAAGAATACTTATTCCAAGCCAAGGATGAG GCAGAGATGAGCTCGTGGCTGCGGGTGGTGAATGCAGCCATTGCCGCTGCGTCCTCTGCCTCCGGAGAACCTGAAGAGCCAGCGGTGCCCAGTGCCACCCGGGGCATGACGCGGGCCATGACCATGCCCCCAGTGTCGCCAGTCGGGGCTGAGGGGCCTGTGGTACTTCGCGGCAAGGATGGCAGAGAACGAGAGCGAGAAAAACGCTTCAGCTTCTTCAAGAAGAATAAGTAG